In Tachysurus fulvidraco isolate hzauxx_2018 chromosome 9, HZAU_PFXX_2.0, whole genome shotgun sequence, the sequence ATTTGTTCTCTTGTGGTCCTGAAACGTGAACTAACAATATAATGATCATAATTAACTACAAGGCTGACTTAAAAAAGTATACCTGTAACTGCCCTAGTTCTGACACCGATCATCTGACACGACGGACACTGATAGGCTCCATGAATCTACAGTCtgggctagaaagaaatcagatcCAGCCTCATTTCTTCAAAATctgcttttaaacatttttaagtaGTCAACAATTTAAAATAGATACCAAAAATGTTTGATAAGATATGAGGAGCTTTGCATCTGCTATTAGATTTCACCTGCTGTCCAGTCTATGTTCCCTTTCTACGAGAACTTCCCTTTAGCCATTTGTaaacaaaagagagaagaaaagaaagagaagagaaagttCCATTGTTTATATGATGCTCCAAAGGTAATTTGTGTCATTTCATCTTAAACCGGTCACGACGGTGCTGTGACACAAGCTGCGCAAACAGCACTTTGTGACCTCTGATGGAAACTCTGACGAACAAGACCAGATATGTTCACTAGCAGGCTTAAAAATGAGTGTGCTTGACATTTATGGATCCCATTGATCCATTTAAAGCTTTTAGCATGTTTGCACTGGAGATCCTGTCCATTATGATGCTTAAAAGCTGGACACATCAGTAGCAATAAAgctttgggggtttttttcaaCCTCACCATGTCCAAGTCACACccttatttataataattttaccTGAAATATTGTAGATTTACACCTGAAAACTGCTGCTGGAATCATTTACTCATACTGAACATCAGAACAATTTTTGACTTGATTATTAAAGAGCTGAAAAGAGTAATGATTTAAAATCTCACTATCCAGCATCACCCAGAAGTTCACTATTGAATCTGGTTCTTCTTGAGCTTTCCTGATCTGATGTAGTATGGATGTTTTACCCCATTTCTGAAGCTAAAATAAAAGTCTACTCTTTTCATTCATCGTTAGTAACGGCTTATTCCAGGAAAACTGAGCATGACAAGCTTTTGAGAGTACAACGAAATTGGTGGAAAGTCATTCAGACCATATGTGAGAAGATATAAAACTGAATAAGTTATAAAATTGCACACAATTAATAAATCTAAACAACAAACTTTGGACCCCGGAGCTGTGAAGCTCATGTTTGAGTAGTCCACATGCTAAACAACTGGCAAATTGGTGATCtaatggaaaaaacaacaactctgcAAGGAGATTTgtctatttaaaatatacaaactGGCCACAACGAGCCTACAGAACAGCTTCAATTTACTTTTGCTcataaaaccacctgcctaatgTTGAGTAGGTCTCCCTTttgccaccaaaacagctctgacccacCAAAGCATGATAGACTTCTAAAAATCTCAGGTTTACTGTGGAATCTGGCAGCAAATCCTTTTATGTCCTGCACGTTGTGAGGTGAGACCTCTATAGATTGGTCTAGTCCAGCACGTCCCTCAGTCAGATCTGAGGAATTTGGAGGCACTTTGAAagtctttgtcatgttcctgaaCAATGTTTGCGGTGTGGCAGGAAGCATTATCCGGCTGAAAGAGGACACTGGAATAAGGGAATACTGTTGCCATGACCTTGGTCTACAGCAACGTTTAGGTAGGTGAtgcaaagtaacatccacaggACTCGAGGTTTCCCAGTGGAACATCACACAGCCCAGAGCATTACATCGTATCGGTCAGCCTGtcttcttcccatagtgcatcctgttGCTATCTTTTCCCTAGGTAagcaataaacacatttatttgtttgaggTAGCTCTTTTATGTGGGATTGGACCAGATGAGCTAAGCTTCGCTTTCCAAGCACATCACTGAGGCTTGTGTGTCCATGACCCGGTCAGTAGTTCTAAGGATTTCCAGTTTTAGTAGGTTCTAAACCATTACACCTCAGGAACACCCCAAAAGACCCAGTCAcgtaaccctcaatttctcagatCCTCatgcttgcccatttttcctgcttccaacacatcaacctTAAGAACTAAGttttcacttgctgcctaatatatatataccccAGTGACTGATGACGGTGAATGACCTGTAAAAGTATTCGGTGAACCTTCGTGCCATTGTGGATGGAGGTACCACTTCCACCAGGATAGAAAGAGTTTCACAATCAGAATAATGTTGTAGTTTGCAGTGATGCTTCTCTTGAATGGGACAACTGAACCAAACCatgccaaaaaataaataaataaaagtctaccAACCGAAACGGTTTTGTTTCCATTAATTTGTCACAtatctgtataataaaataaacgtgTCTTTCACAAGAAATTTTGTTGACCAGACCCGAACATATACAGTGTAAACTTATGTATACACTCATAACTATAAGAGCAAGTTACAGAAGATTGTTAATTGAATAGCaagtaatttaataataaaccacATACGGACACAAGTATGACGCAATACAGTCATTAACGTACGAGTATTTAGGATCCAGTGTGAcgcatttacagaaaaataaacagaagttCCCGTCGTCCATTACTATCGATTTTACTCActttattatgtaattatattatatttattgcagACCAGTAAAGAATAGAAAAGAGCACTCATGACCCTCCATTTCAAACGCTTATATTTGTGTGAACTAAGGCAGATGTGCACTCTTGCATCTCAAATAGTTTTAATATTGAAAATGAGGTCCACTTACATGTGGTAACATTGTATAAAGCTCTGACAGGCACTGACTAGCAACGATTTAATGCCATGAGAGAagctaaattttttttgttgttgctttaaaaaaaaaaaaaaaaaaaaaatccagatgtATTTGGATAATTAGCCTACAAACAACAAACTGTTGTACCTTCTGTGGTGAAAAGCGCAAATGAAGTACAGACAGAACAGGACGTTAAACAGTTACTGTTTGGGCTTTGTGGAGAGGTCAGGACTGTTTGTGCCCTTCATGACGTCAACAAATGAATGCTTTAAACTCTCTAAACAGTGAGACAAAATCGTGAGAGGTCAAATTCACAAgtcagcaaaaaacaaacaaacaaacaaacaaaactgttcAGCATATatacatgttttctttaataCAAATGAAGTCTTCTTGCTCTTTTGTTaaggaaagagaaataaaaaacaaaacaaaacaaacaacaaaaaaaggaaacagtTGTTGTTACGGAGGAGTCGTCCAGCAGCGTACGATCATGACGAGTCCCCCGATTAGCTGTCAGTGTCATGGGGGTTTGGGGCGGCACCGACAGGACCGTTTCATAACAAGAGCTATAGCAGCATGGGGCTGGTTTTTTATTAACTGATTGGTGGGATGAGGTCGGCTGACTCTAAGGCGTCTCCAATGTCCAGGTCCTCGCAGACCTCTCCGACGTCCAGATCCTGCCCAGAGTTCCCCCTGTCCAGCTGTTGTTGGGACTGGATCTTTAGAATGAGTTCCTTGATTTCCTCACGTTTTGTCTTCATCCGTTGCTGTGGGAACCAGTCCAGTAAATTCATAGGGAGATGGAAGCTTGGCACAGGGTTCtttgaaaaagagaaaaaaaggagataTCTATATTTAGACAAGATATTTAGACAGATTCAGTATTCGCACTCTAAATCCTTAGCTTGCAGTTCGTTCCTGTTACGATAGGCTAATTTTCTGAAGTTTATTTATAGCGAATGGAGCTCTTGTACTTTGAGAGCGATGCTCACAAATAACAAATCGCaaacctcctttttttttttaaacctggctTCACTGAACGAGTGAGAGTCCTAAAATACTCGCtcctccattctgattggtcagatgatgGTTAATTTGGCCACAAGTTATAGAAAACATTCTCTATGCCTTAATCTTCCTTATTCATATCTGTCAGCTTCAGTGAGTTCCTTTGAAAtaagtaaattaattaaaaaaataaaataaaataaaaaaatcgcTGCTGTGTGTCCAGTCCATTCGCAATGCTCCCAGCAGGCAGGGTTTAGAAACACTTGGTCACAATGAAGCTCTTCCCCTTCATCTGCATGGTACATTTCTTTACCGGTCAGGGTTCAGCTCGGTCTCCTCAACCTAATCAATATCTTGCCAGTGCTACTGAAAAATAGGCTTTCAGTTACAAAACTACCTTCAAAATATAATGCTGATTTGATCACACTGTTATTGTCCAATATGACATGGTTTATGTCTCGCTGTACCTCAAAGAAGCTCTCGACGTATTGCAGCACATAGACGCCACAGTCGCTGAAATTGTCCTGTTGTGGCACCCGCGGGCTTGAGCCCTTCATCAAGTCCTTCCCAAAGCTCCTATGAGTGCTTTTCTTCACTTCCCACTCTACCTCCAGatacctggacacacacacacacacacacacaacacacacacacacagcagtcaaaTATCCTTCAAAGTAGAAAAAGTTCATCTCCACTgcggttttatttttctttgcatttgTTTATACAGAAACTGAACACAAAGTGTAAACGCGGTAACCTACTCTCGCAATGTCTTCACCACTGTAGATCTGGCAGGGCCTCGCAATGAGTCCATGATGAGGATACACGGTCTGAGAGAGGACCACATCACAATAATTAACCCTTGTGAGATCTTCATAAGGATGACAAGCTTCTCACATCTCCACTGCTCAGTTCATCTATCTGACATGGTACTAAAACTACTGACAAATTCACTTTGGTTTCTAATTTAAATAAAGGCTTTTCGATTACAAATAATCAGTGGCAGCTTAAATGTAGAATGTTATTTTTGAAATACATGTCAGAACGTCTTAGAGCTCGTACACGTCCCCCTTTTTGTCTAATAACAACGTCGCGTAAAGAAACACGACTCGAAGAAAGCTGATCTTTAGTCTCAgttaaaaagtacaaaatcttaaattagacatttcatttctttgttttaaagatTGCAGAGTTTCTATTAAAAATCCTATGATTTTCGATGCGCTTCCGACCCTCACTCCTAGTTAGTTATGCTTCCCCCTAGTGGCGATACAAAGTCATTGcacaaatcacaaaaaaaaaaaacatttgcccTTTAATATAGCTCAATTTTATACAGAAGAGTATAACCTAAGTATTACAGAGTTTAGTCTGCTTCccgtttcattttctttttcgcTTTATCATCTCCACTAATAAAATCAGTCTGACAGATCAAGCATGTTTTACATGTGGATGTTTTACTTGTATCTACAACACTGTACGCCGATCTACGCCAATGCTGTACATCTACATTAACACGATGCAGTTCCTGTGTTCAGTTGGCGTACTCACTGTTTGCAGATGGTAGGTTTAGATGCCCACTCCAGGCTCTCTGACGTCACAGTGTCGTCACCAAGGGCTCCGTCTTCGCTGCACTCGTCCTGAAAAGAGTAACGATACGAACGGTGAGACACGAAGCATATAAACTATACTCAGTCCATCCAGATCGTCACAAACTGTGTCTGCACTTTTCTgagatttttaaaattaaacagcGTTCGATAACTGAATAACAGCTTTACTTAAACATTGCAATGTAGTGCAAGTGGATTAACCAAAGTCAACACTGGGTGTTTGTATGAAAATAATGGGCTTCGGGAAATTAATCcacattgtgctgtgccttagAATGGATGTTTGAGTGGAATGCAATAATTTTTACGCAAATGAGACAAGAATCCACTTACATGAGAGGAGCTTTGGTCATCAGAGAAGGTGCCAGGATCTTCACtgctataacacacactgattcgtTGCAAACCatcttaaaataaatcaaagcaaataaataaattttttttaaaagtgtcactttttaaacagtaaaaactTTTGTCAAGAAATCCCGATTCTTCTGTAGCACTCACCTGTGAAATGAGACTGAACCTGTCCGTTGACCCTTTGGCTATGAGTGGTGCAGCTGTGCTCTGGGGCTCGGTGTAGGCAGGAAGATCCGCTCGAGTGGCTCGTGTCCTGTCTTTCAGCTTCAGTATTAACGTCCTCCGGATTGAAGGAGAGCGGCTCCGTGTGAGGCGAAGGCTCCTCCATGCCTCCGTCGTTTAACACGGAGCTCCCTAACTCCGATGGGGACGAAGCCTGGGCTTGAGAATGGGTCTGGGGCTGATAATGAGGATTGGGCTCCACACAGGGTCTCTCTAGACCTGGGAAGCAGATCACTGCGAGATACCAGTGAGCTCTGCTCGTAGGAAAGAGGAGAAACAATGAGGGAAATGGAGACGCGGAATAaatcggggttttttttttttccttctttccaacagcacttttcttttttattttgttgcctTTTCTTCTATAGCAACcgctatatattatatatatatatatacatatatataaaactaaaaaatggTGGGTTTCTGTATATAACTGCGGATACGGCTGTAGGTAAGTAATTgtttcattaatattaatattgtctCAGCGAGTTTATTCTCAccactgtcacctctggcttgctcattaggaatccGTTTATCCATTTTAATCTGTATTCAGAGTTGTTAAATTTCTGAAAAGCTGACGTAGAAGTAGAAAAACGATCGACTTTACACCGTATCACACCATGTAACTCGATTAAGCAAACGACGGCTTACGACTCGTTGATGGGAACGAAGATGAAGTCCTTCTGAAAAAGGTCCACGTGTCGTGTCCATGTTTTTACCCGATTGTGCTTCCTCTTCTGTATCCTAGGAACAATTACAACAGACACTTGGATTAATGCTTGGGTTGGACCAGAGTTACAAACCATGCGTGACCTGAGACGGTAGACCTTACGGTAGGTTTGTTGTGTCCGGTGcacttctcctttctctctggTTGAGTCTCTTGTAGAAGAAGGAGCTAAAAACGTGACTTCTGCATGCGTCGTCCTTTTTCAACTTCTCCATAAAGAGATATCTGTAAAAGCCCAGAGTGAGATCTTTTTCATCCTGTACGTGCTCCTTAATTTCCAGCTATGGATTAAAGGATCTTAAAAGCGCTAACGAGTGCATAATAAAGTCCATGGTCCTGATATTCGGCCTCGTGTTATTTAATGATAGATCCTTCCCATCTCTCATAACAAAACACCATGAAAACGAGGTCACGGTTGGAACCATTTGAGAAGCTCTGAATCCCCCAGCCTCATTTTTCTACCTTACAAACTTTCAGTAGAAAAAGTTACAGTTTTAGATAAGACTGTTTACTACAATAAAACactcactttaaataaaagtctATGATGACGTCGTTCAGAAACTCTCCGTCGTTTAAACAGTGAAGGTCTTCATTCGTCACAGAGATTCCGCCTTTAGCTGGAGGAGGGGGATACACGATTAACCTGGAAAAGAAGGGAGAGGGGAATAAAAACCCATTATACACCAGTGTAAAAACCCTAAAGCCTATTATGTATGCAGGACAGGCAACGCATGTAGCTGATGCATAGATTTTAAACAAGCTCAAGTTCTTCTGAATTTAAAGAAATGTGCAGAGCGGAACATTCTTTTCATACTTGATGATGGGGCCTGTGAACGTGGGCTGCAGCTCTGCCATATCCTCGTCGTCGTCTTCATCGTAGATCCCGTGGAGGGGAGCAGAAAATCGGGTCTGGACCGTCGTCTCTGTCGATGCAGCTGGGGTCGCTGTTACCGTGCTCGCCGTGGCTGCGTTTGCTGTCGCTGTGGTGACGGAGGCATTTGCTGTTGTCGCGGTCGTGGCGGGTGTCGGAGGGGACGGACCCGGTTTGGCTTTCTGAGCTTTTGCCTGGGGACAAGACTAGAGAACATGTCACCAGAAATCTTTTCCATACTGtataaagaaacaacaacaacaacaaaaaaaacctattCTGTAAAACAGATGGATGAGTCTTTACTAATTTAGGTTCGGAAAAGGATTCTAACGCTGCGTGTCTTTTCCCAGAATGTCTCAGTGCTCAACTACAAAGAATTGCTATGATCTCAAACCCATTCAGAAaacccctccctccctcacgcacatgttcctaataaagtgtcagTAGTAAAGGACGTAAAGGTGCCTATATTGAATACAAACACGCaccttttccttctcttttgaTGCTTTGTTATATTGAACCAGTCTAACGTTGGCTTCGTCGAAGGACAATCTAGCAGGGAATTGTGCGAGCTGGTTGTTTCGGCCGATCTCGACCAGGATGTCTTCTAAAATCACCTGCTCTTGCATCGACAGACCGTTCTCAAAAATCAACACTATGTatttctcatccaggtctgtagaggagaaaaaaaatatataaattgttaACACCGTTCGTGTCCAAACTTACTAACGGGTTTCTTTTACAAGCTAATAAACTCATCACGGGTAGCAAAAAGCTCCTAATTTTAGATCACGCAGACTGTGTTTAATGCTGGATGTAATTCATTATCATCGTGTGTGTAGAAATACTGCAGTCTCAAAACGTATTCAAAAATATACATGGACTTGATGAAGGCGTTTGCTGCCCTGAAGCTGCATAATGAATCCAGGAAGCACTTTGTGTAGCTGAAATGAGACGCTCACTTTCACTGCTGCAGTCGTACCACAGGCCGCCGCTCTCTTGGGACATCTTGAGCTGTGTGCGCAGGCGCTGACACTCGCTGTCGCTGGTCTGGAAAAAGAGGACAGGCAGCTTCCTGACGCAGCACCACTCGCAGCTCGTCAGCTCCGACGACCTGAGGCGCACTTTCTCCATCACGTCGATCTCCTGACCTGTACACGTGAATTTCTCGtgaacaaaaaaacccccactaGATTCCTGTTTTATTTCCTATTTGGCCAGGATCAAAACACACCCCTATAATAAAgaattaagctttttttttctctaatatTTATAACTAGCAACTCTTTTCAAAGGAATGACCTCCGTTTGCCGATCGCTTACCTTCGGTCTCGAGCTGTATGTATTCTACTGTGAACTGTGAGAAAGACAGGAAagacagaagaaagagagaaataagcATGTGCTGCTTTTTCATGTCATAaacactattcggacgggactagttttacgtggggacgtggagtaacgcaattttacctcaggacgtctgtaatattaattggccaattcgcacgggacaagacatctcagtaaaactagcagaaatgggaggggtaactcgctttacgcaccgcTGTAACCTccttgcttcctgtttcaagcgcctccatgcttgcaaaacgcgccaaaaactacttttaaacaggaaatgacggaattttaccgtacatatttacagcaggtctattcggacgggattagtattacctgaggtaatttttccggacatttttacagaaggtaaaagtcaccgtaatctttactgacattgtccgtaatgattaccgagatggcgcattcggacgggactaaaatcacggagaagctctggtaataattactttacacccacgtccccacgtaaaactagtcccgtctgAATAGTGCTTTACTCTCAGTCTCTTTATGCTACAGTGAACATCTGTCTTACtgcctaaataaataaataaataagagccAAATCGTAGCTGagatatttttttcccccttcattGTCTTAACATTTATACGATATAAACAAACTAGATTGCATATAGAGACATAAAGGGGTGTGTTTGCTGTAGATTTCTCTACCCGGGGTGTCGTGCTGTGAGCTACGTGCGGTGTTTGAGCAAATTAGTGATTATAtacatcagtgttttatttgtgtggtAGGTTTTACGTTATATGCGTTAATCTTACGATGACGGGTTTGGTGACCATCCTGCGAAGAGTTCCTATCCGTACGCTCCTGCACTCCAGAATAATGCTCTCCAACTTCTCCGTCTGACCCAATTTCCGCTTCTTCAACACAGGGTCTTCGCACAAGGCGTTTCGAAACTGCTGgaatattaaacaaaactgACTCGGAGATGATCGACACTCTACACACGCAAAGTACTAAGAGGAAAATATCCTCCAGAATTAAAACCATTATTATATACACCGGCTAACGAGCACGATCTTGCGCAAAACTGGACAAAACGGGGTCCTTACCGGATCTTTTAAGCGGTTCTTTCTGGGCACCATATTCCTGTGGTCCATGTCAGTAAAAAATTCGCATGCGTGCTCTTCGTGGTCTGTGACTTCTTTAACGGCAGCTTCCACTCTGCCACCAGAAGGTGCCGGCGAGGAGTGGGCGGAGTCAGCGGGCCTCGGAGAGACGCTGTCCAACCGGTTCACGCTGCCCGTGCTAGAACTGTCAGCCTCGTCGTCTTCGTCGCTGGACAGTAcgactgtaaataaacacagcatGTCAGCTGCAGATGCATCGTGGGGCTTTCTAGAGATTGTTAGATTTGATATAAACACGAATTATTTTGATGATGTGATGTACTGATTGACCAATTAATGGCTCCGCTCGAATGGACACAGTGCTGTTGAGTAAACAGCACTCACTTGGGTCGTTGAGTTCATGCTGCTTGGCGAGAGGCTGCCTCTTCCCCATGATTAGCTTAGCGCCGTTGTGAGGGAGCAGCAGACCTCCTCGGTTAATGCGTGCTGGTGGGTTCATGGCCATTTCGGCGTGAGCAGCGCGCGACCCTGAGGTCACGCCGTAGAAGCTCTTGCTGAGCTGAGTGATGCTAGGAGAGCCAGGAGAGGGAAGGGAGCGTTCAGGCACTCGAGGGGCAGGTGAGGAGGGGACAGCAGGCAGAAGGGGCACTTCAGTGGGCAGCGGGTTCCCGCAGCTTTCACATTTCGTGTGGTCTTCACTTCGCTGGCTGCACTTTCCGCATACGGTGAAGTACTCGTCCGGCTGCAATGACTGTCAGAGACACGGAGAGGAAAGGAATATTGCAGTTGTTCACTAGTGAAGACAGCGTGTCTCTGCTAAGACATGAGATTttcttacttattttatttatttatttattttttttaaacgcaCGAGAAAACTGTTGGAATCCTGTCAGAATCTGAATCCTGGCCGTGTCTGAGCAGTAAGATTTGATTTGACTTTTGGGGCATTTCAGAAAGGAACATGGACAAATGTTTGTCCAGAATATAACCTGTCTGGTAGAGCTGAACTTAAACatggtcacatacacaaagtgacacTGCTgcatccatttattattattattattattattattattaattctttgCGTAAACACACATGAATGTCTGGTTTATTGAAATTTCCCTTCAGCACTAAATCCTCAGTGACCTGCTTGACTTCCATCGCCGTACACTGTGAACACTGACCTGAATTAAACGCTCCTTACCTCTGCCTTGCCGATGCTTTCGAACATCGGCCGCCTCTTCGACTGGACGCATCTCTTTATGTTCGGAGTTTCAGAGTCTGAAGGACAGagagccagaaaaaaaaaaaaatgctatgaGCCAGGTTCTATAAATAGAAAATGACAGACACGGTTTAAGTTAAGGACACCAGCCGGCTATCTAATAAGAAGGCAAATTAGAAAATATTACTTTTCACATTTTCTATATACATCTGCCTAATAATTCTCACAACTGGCAGCATGAAGGTTAATAAAATCAGAAACACGTGATGACACAGCCTTTGAGTGTTTACTCAGTTTGCCAAAggaaatacattacattacccccccctccccctctctctgtgtaagAGGTATATTGCTGGCTTGCTCCTAGTGCCAAATCTGTCACGGTATCAGAATAATAAGCAGGCTCCTCGGTCTTCCAGAGCACACTGTAGAAAAGAAAGCCATTTCCCTAAATCAAGGTTAACCCGTTGTACAAAACACTAATGTTTTCTTCCCTCCATATCATTCTATAAAGAGTAAAGGGTACACTGCATGTACCACAAGTTTAATAGTGGGcaaaaggagggagggagagagagagagagaagagggaaaaaaaaaaaaaaaaaaacgacataCAGGTTCTTAAATCAGCCGTTTACACATAATCTCGTGCGTCTAACATGCTGAAAATGAGACGCGGTAGGAGGCGAACGGTCTGAAAGCATCCGTCGTGACTCACTGCTTCGAAAGGTTATCCAACTGCCCGTGTCTAGACCATTTGTGTGTTCTACTCACACATTGCCAAGGGAACAGGCTGTATCTTTTAAAAAATCACCCAAGGACTGAGATACTGTCCgtctcccttttttctttttctagctCCGCTCTTCTCGTTCCTGTCCCTCAGAGGAGACGCAGATTAATCAGAGGCCAATGATCCGCTCTGGATATACGCTGACACGCACACCACCATAGAGCTCGGACTCGtttggcgcacacacacatcgccACAGGCTGTGCGGTCTTAcatagcgcacacacactctgttcctttctttattctctcagtcgTGTACCGTGTGCCTGAGACGCACAGGCCGTTCTCATCAAAAACGGAGACGAAATGAAGGGAGGAAGAAC encodes:
- the senp6a gene encoding sentrin-specific protease 6 isoform X11, whose translation is MDQVGGRQDLSPDGVKDAPPLRHFDPMEPIKTYERRNHFKSGNRTGMGKSSEAQHALAISPLPNRTNYLIMSSVPPQGVVVQGRLFQHAHLPSSVRKPVQSNLDLKERSDFTTQRAELDKIILTCPELSDSETPNIKRCVQSKRRPMFESIGKAESLQPDEYFTVCGKCSQRSEDHTKCESCGNPLPTEVPLLPAVPSSPAPRVPERSLPSPGSPSITQLSKSFYGVTSGSRAAHAEMAMNPPARINRGGLLLPHNGAKLIMGKRQPLAKQHELNDPSECCLLNSTVSIRAEPLIVVLSSDEDDEADSSSTGSVNRLDSVSPRPADSAHSSPAPSGGRVEAAVKEVTDHEEHACEFFTDMDHRNMVPRKNRLKDPQFRNALCEDPVLKKRKLGQTEKLESIILECRSVRIGTLRRMVTKPVIFTVEYIQLETEGQEIDVMEKVRLRSSELTSCEWCCVRKLPVLFFQTSDSECQRLRTQLKMSQESGGLWYDCSSENLDEKYIVLIFENGLSMQEQVILEDILVEIGRNNQLAQFPARLSFDEANVRLVQYNKASKEKEKSCPQAKAQKAKPGPSPPTPATTATTANASVTTATANAATASTVTATPAASTETTVQTRFSAPLHGIYDEDDDEDMAELQPTFTGPIIKLIVYPPPPAKGGISVTNEDLHCLNDGEFLNDVIIDFYLKYLFMEKLKKDDACRSHVFSSFFYKRLNQRERRSAPDTTNLPIQKRKHNRVKTWTRHVDLFQKDFIFVPINESAHWYLAVICFPGLERPCVEPNPHYQPQTHSQAQASSPSELGSSVLNDGGMEEPSPHTEPLSFNPEDVNTEAERQDTSHSSGSSCLHRAPEHSCTTHSQRVNGQVQSHFTDGLQRISVCYSSEDPGTFSDDQSSSHDECSEDGALGDDTVTSESLEWASKPTICKQPCILIMDSLRGPARSTVVKTLREYLEVEWEVKKSTHRSFGKDLMKGSSPRVPQQDNFSDCGVYVLQYVESFFENPVPSFHLPMNLLDWFPQQRMKTKREEIKELILKIQSQQQLDRGNSGQDLDVGEVCEDLDIGDALESADLIPPIS
- the senp6a gene encoding sentrin-specific protease 6 isoform X8; this translates as MRLNDGVSLLLHLVSFLSAISVWLRDTNSLNRQHHGINNMANKKSVFIEALDRSEASRDGGFKHSWSFSLSADREEERRNEPSLVTMDQVGGRQDLSPDGVKDAPPLRHFDPMEPIKTYERRNHFKSGNRTGMGKSSEAQHALAISPLPNRTNYLIMSSVPPQGVVVQGRLFQHAHLPSSVRKPVQRSDFTTQRAELDKIILTCPELSDSETPNIKRCVQSKRRPMFESIGKAESLQPDEYFTVCGKCSQRSEDHTKCESCGNPLPTEVPLLPAVPSSPAPRVPERSLPSPGSPSITQLSKSFYGVTSGSRAAHAEMAMNPPARINRGGLLLPHNGAKLIMGKRQPLAKQHELNDPIVLSSDEDDEADSSSTGSVNRLDSVSPRPADSAHSSPAPSGGRVEAAVKEVTDHEEHACEFFTDMDHRNMVPRKNRLKDPQFRNALCEDPVLKKRKLGQTEKLESIILECRSVRIGTLRRMVTKPVIFTVEYIQLETEGQEIDVMEKVRLRSSELTSCEWCCVRKLPVLFFQTSDSECQRLRTQLKMSQESGGLWYDCSSENLDEKYIVLIFENGLSMQEQVILEDILVEIGRNNQLAQFPARLSFDEANVRLVQYNKASKEKEKSCPQAKAQKAKPGPSPPTPATTATTANASVTTATANAATASTVTATPAASTETTVQTRFSAPLHGIYDEDDDEDMAELQPTFTGPIIKLIVYPPPPAKGGISVTNEDLHCLNDGEFLNDVIIDFYLKYLFMEKLKKDDACRSHVFSSFFYKRLNQRERRSAPDTTNLPIQKRKHNRVKTWTRHVDLFQKDFIFVPINESAHWYLAVICFPGLERPCVEPNPHYQPQTHSQAQASSPSELGSSVLNDGGMEEPSPHTEPLSFNPEDVNTEAERQDTSHSSGSSCLHRAPEHSCTTHSQRVNGQVQSHFTDGLQRISVCYSSEDPGTFSDDQSSSHDECSEDGALGDDTVTSESLEWASKPTICKQPCILIMDSLRGPARSTVVKTLREYLEVEWEVKKSTHRSFGKDLMKGSSPRVPQQDNFSDCGVYVLQYVESFFENPVPSFHLPMNLLDWFPQQRMKTKREEIKELILKIQSQQQLDRGNSGQDLDVGEVCEDLDIGDALESADLIPPIS
- the senp6a gene encoding sentrin-specific protease 6 isoform X4, whose amino-acid sequence is MRLNDGVSLLLHLVSFLSAISVWLRDTNSLNRQHHGINNMANKKSVFIEALDRSEASRDGGFKHSWSFSLSADREEERRNEPSLVTMDQVGGRQDLSPDGVKDAPPLRHFDPMEPIKTYERRNHFKSGNRTGMGKSSEAQHALAISPLPNRTNYLIMSSVPPQGVVVQGRLFQHAHLPSSVRKPVQRSDFTTQRAELDKIILTCPELSDSETPNIKRCVQSKRRPMFESIGKAESLQPDEYFTVCGKCSQRSEDHTKCESCGNPLPTEVPLLPAVPSSPAPRVPERSLPSPGSPSITQLSKSFYGVTSGSRAAHAEMAMNPPARINRGGLLLPHNGAKLIMGKRQPLAKQHELNDPSECCLLNSTVSIRAEPLIVVLSSDEDDEADSSSTGSVNRLDSVSPRPADSAHSSPAPSGGRVEAAVKEVTDHEEHACEFFTDMDHRNMVPRKNRLKDPQFRNALCEDPVLKKRKLGQTEKLESIILECRSVRIGTLRRMVTKPVIFTVEYIQLETEGQEIDVMEKVRLRSSELTSCEWCCVRKLPVLFFQTSDSECQRLRTQLKMSQESGGLWYDCSSENLDEKYIVLIFENGLSMQEQVILEDILVEIGRNNQLAQFPARLSFDEANVRLVQYNKASKEKEKSCPQAKAQKAKPGPSPPTPATTATTANASVTTATANAATASTVTATPAASTETTVQTRFSAPLHGIYDEDDDEDMAELQPTFTGPIIKLIVYPPPPAKGGISVTNEDLHCLNDGEFLNDVIIDFYLKYLFMEKLKKDDACRSHVFSSFFYKRLNQRERRSAPDTTNLPIQKRKHNRVKTWTRHVDLFQKDFIFVPINESAHWYLAVICFPGLERPCVEPNPHYQPQTHSQAQASSPSELGSSVLNDGGMEEPSPHTEPLSFNPEDVNTEAERQDTSHSSGSSCLHRAPEHSCTTHSQRVNGQVQSHFTDGLQRISVCYSSEDPGTFSDDQSSSHDECSEDGALGDDTVTSESLEWASKPTICKQPCILIMDSLRGPARSTVVKTLREYLEVEWEVKKSTHRSFGKDLMKGSSPRVPQQDNFSDCGVYVLQYVESFFENPVPSFHLPMNLLDWFPQQRMKTKREEIKELILKIQSQQQLDRGNSGQDLDVGEVCEDLDIGDALESADLIPPIS